DNA from Doryrhamphus excisus isolate RoL2022-K1 chromosome 19, RoL_Dexc_1.0, whole genome shotgun sequence:
GCTAGAACCTAGGATTTAGGCTAGGAGCTAGACACTAGGAGCCCAGAGCCACCAGCCAGGAGGTGATGATGGAGTAGGGGCCAGGAGCTAGGAACTAGGATCTGGGAACTGGAAAAACTTGGCCATAATACCTTGTGGCTTGGAGATAGGAACCAAGACCTGGGTAGGTGCAAGCGACAAGGAGCTAGGAACTAGGAACCAGGAGCCAGTACTTAGGAGTGAATGGCTAGGAGCTAGTGCCTAGGAACCGAGCGCTAGAAGACAGGAGCTAGGAGCAACAAACTAGGAGCAAGGAACTAGGAACCAGGAGCTAGCTTAGACTTACTGGCTAGGAACTAGGACGAGGGAACCAGGAGCTAGAAGCCTGGAGCTAGGAGCAACAAACTAGGAGATAGGAACAAGGATCTACGGCCAAGTGGCTAAGAACTTGGAACTAGGAAGTAGGACAGAGTGGCCAGGAGCTAGGAAATAGGATCTACGGATTAAGAGTGAAGGGCTCGAAGCAAGGATCTATTGGCTAGGAGCTAGGAGGTAGGAGCCAGTAGCTTAAAGCTAGGAACTAGGACCTAGGAGTGGTAGCTAGAACCTAGGATTTAGGCTAGGAGCTATACACTAGGAGCCCAGAGCCACCAGCCAGGAGTTAGTGACGATGGAGTAGGGGCCAGGAGCTAGGAACTAGGATCTGGGAACTGGAAAAACTAGGCCATAAGACCTTGAGGCTTGGAGATAGGAACCAAGACCTGGGTAGGAGCGAGCGACAAGGAGCTAGGAACTAGGAACCAGGAGCCAGTACTGAGGACTGAATGGCTACGAGCTAGTGCCTAGGAACCGAGAGCTAGAAGACAGGAGCTAGGAGCAAAGAACTAGGAACCAGGAGCTAGCTTAGAAGACTTACTGGCTAGGAACTAGGATGAGGGAACCAGGAGCTAGACGCCTGGAGCTAGGAGCAACAAACTAGGAGATAGGAACTAGGATCTAGGGCCAAGTGGCTAAGAACTTGGAACTAGGAAGTAGGACAGAGTGGCCAGGAGCTAGGAAATAGAATCTACGGAGGAAGGATCTATTGGCTAGGAGGTAGGAGCCAGTAGCTTAAAGCTAGGAACTAGGACCTAGGAGTGGTAGCTAGAACCTAGGAATTATGCGATAGGACCTAGGATCTTGTGGCTCGGTGCGAGGAACTAGGAGCTTGGACCTCGTGGCTAGGAGCTAAGAACTAGGTGATATCAACAAGGACATAGTGGCTAGGAGAGAAGGCCTTGGTGGTAGGACGTAGTGGCAAGGAGCTAGGAACTATGAGAAAGGAAGTAAGATCTAATGGCTAGGCATAAGGAGCTATGGGCTAGTAGCTAGGAATTACAATCAAATAGCTAGGAACTAGGAAATAGGAGATTGGTCGTAGGGTCTAGGAGCTAGGAACTAGGAGGTAGGGGCTAGACACCAGAAGCCGGTGGCTAGGAACCAGGAAATAGAAGCTCAGACGAAGTGGCTAGGAGCTAGGAGATGAGGATGAAGATATAAGCCAGGCAGTATCAATTGGTAGGCGCTAGTGGCTGGGAGCTAGGAGTTAGGAGTTAGGAGTTAGGAGCTAGGAGGGCCTACTTGCTGTCGCAGTCGCAGTGGGACATGGTGAAGATGTTGGAGTTGAAGACGCCAAACTGGGAGTGAAAGGACAAGATGGTGTGTTTGCATTGATCGTGCTCACGGCAGCAGCTGTCTGTGTCCGAAAAAACACCTGGGGATGACACggaagtcacatgactcacTCCTGGCACACAGTACATTATTTCCACACGTACACACTTCTTAATGGGGAGTGACGTCCTTCTGATTGGCTACGCTGGACTTTATGGGAGcgacagcgccatctgctgctttgGCACGTGCTTCATATGTAATTATTGCCTTCATATCTCAGCCCTGCAGTACAGTCAAACCTCTAAAGTTGAACACAATCAATAatgttataatttattattaccatttttaAAAACGTTTCCGGAAACACAAAACTGTGAtgggggggtgaggggtggGGCACGGCCCCCTTAAAAAATGGCTTGCCTCCCCCCCTCAAATACAAGTAGAAGTAGGATACTGGAATGTCGGGTATAAGTACCTAAGTCGTCATAAGAGGGCGCCTTGTTTCCTGATCCACACCAAAGAGTTCCTGGAACGATGAAGCCCCTCTTGACACGCTGGTGACCTTTCACATCAGGCGACCACCTCGTGACCCGCAGAGACACGCACGCATCAGCGCGCGCGCGCACGGCTTCGACAAGCTCGCGCGGAGGAGGAAGGAGCTGGTCGCGCTCTCGCTCGCATGCGGAAACGTGCTCGCGTACCGCCTCCGCGTCGTCGCTCCAAGCGCAGGCCAGCAGCGCGCGCTCCCGTGACCACGCGCTGTGGTAGAGCCGCGCGGGGGCGGGCTCCGAGGACAAGAAGGTGACGTGAACGCCCCCGCCAGGTAGGAGTGTTGCGCGCGCACAAGGGTCCCTGGATTCTCCCGCCAAAGTCCATCTCAGGAGAGACGACGTGAGCACGAGCAGGGCAACTGCGCGGGTCATTGTACACGCGCGTCAATGATGGACTGATGGAGGTGTCCGGCTTTAAAGGAGGGCAAAGGGCGGGGCCACAGCCCAAATAAAATCATGTGACATTACTAACACGCAAACACACTAGTGGAGGACATGACACATTGATTTGTGCGACATTATCAGAGTCAAACTTGACACCATTTGATTTTACAGACACCCTCTCGTGGCGGGAGAAGTGCAGGACAACAGCGGGAGACATCCGAGAAGATGTTGGGACACGAGGTCAAGTTCATTTGTCCCACACGAATGTGTCGAAGGCCGAAGCTCACCTGTCTGCCAGCTGATTGGCGGAGAGCGAATATCACGTCACACAGGCAGACGTTTTCGTATCAGTCATTTATTCATAACAACACATGCATGGACACGTGCGCGCTCCAGTTAATAAGGGACCAATCaatgtgatgtcatgtgacacggGTCAAAGTGGGGATTCCTTcgtgacaacaacaacagtgcCCCCTCGTGGCCGTCTCCTTGGCAACAAGAGTGATTCAACGGTTCGAAGCACAGGATGGAgtgttctgattggctggccggcTGTCAATCAAGCTGCTAGCCACCAAAAAAGCAGAATTGGTTAAAAAGtactatttaaaaataacttacCATAAATAACTCTTTATTTTCTGGATAAAGCTGAGGATTTGCTAACGTTTTGGACATAATACAATAATTGAGCGTGCTTCAAACAGTGTCACCAAAAAGTCACCAAAAAGTGTCCCTGAAAGACAACAAAGAGGCGAGCACAGGAAGAGAAGACGACACAAGTAGCGCTACATGTCTTGGCTAGTCGTCAAACTGGACGCTGTTGTCGTTGACCAGCACGTGCCAGCGTTCGATCTTCTTGTCTTTGTTCTTCAGACATTCGTACCAGTGCTTCAGACACTCGCCTTTCGCCTGAATGCCCAGCTGGCAGCCTCCTACACAGTGAACAACTACATCAATTTCTCTTCTTTTATGCTAACCGTGCATGGCCAGCCAAGCGTGGATGTGGAGGACTTCTCACCGATGAAGTCGTTGGACTTTCCCATGTCGTAGTCCCACACGGAGATGTCCAGCGTTTTCTTGGCCAGTTCTCCGTGCTTTACTTCGTAGCTGAACTCCTGGAAACGACACCGTGAAGACGTCGCTGATGTAAAAACGTCAACGTGAACGTGAAGGACACACCTCCTGGAACTCTGGATTGAGGGTCTTCTTCTTGATCTGCGTCTTGTTCTTGGCTTTCTTTCCCATGTCAGGCTTCAGACATCTGATGAAGATGAGAGGGTGAAGATGAGAGGGTGAAGGATGTCCAAGTCATGGTTCCAAGAGCGCACTTACACTTTGACAAAAGGGTCCGAATAGCCGTTGGAATCCATGGCGGCCAGGTGGGCGCAGCGGACCACGCCCACCACGAGACGTCCCTGCTGGCTGTTGTATGTCAGCGACACCAGGATGCGACCTCTGTCCTCGGAGTCCTCGTCCTCATttaactgcacacacacacacacgcacacacacacacacacacacgtcatgtGCCCAATTATGGCATTCCATAAATTAAATCccttttttggtatttttaaatattaatattatattaatattattaataatgtttttataatgtaatattaataatattatataacattaatattagtactattattatatcatattaatattataaatgtaatattaatattaaaaatattgaagaaaTTAGAAGATTCTCACATCATCCTCATAAAGAGCCATTCCTCGTGTTTGACCCCCCACTGCTTTTTTCACCTGccaatcaaacaaaaacaacagttaGGTCTTACTTGTGTAAACATTTACACTAACAAATCCCTAATCTCAAGTACAAAGTTCCTCTTACATAAAAAACGGGGAAAAAgagaaaatccatccattttctatgccacttatcctcactaggctatgcaggagcctatcccagctgtcttcaggtgacaggcggggtacaccctggactggtggccagccaatcacagggcacatatagacaaacaaccattcacactcacattcatacctatggacaatgttgAATGCATgagaaaataataagaatataataataaaataagaaatagaaTAAGAAATGATGAtgctacaaataaaaaatatatatgaatatttaataatatttaaatagtcattcattcattttctaccgcttatcctcacgaggggtgcgggggatgctggagcctatcccagctgtcttcgggcgagaggcggggtacaccctggactggtggccagccaatcacagggcccatatagacaaacaaccattcacactcacattcatacctgtggccaaatgacttagcatgtttttggaatgtgggagggaaaacccacgcatgcactgggagaacatacaaactccacacagagatggccgagggtgtgatcgaactcgggtctcctagctgtgaggtctgcacgctaaccactcgaccaccatgcagcccatatttaattattttcttcCTAAATTGGCTTTTTTGTGTCCCTCGTTGCATTGAAGAGGTTCACTTGTTTACACTGCCCCACAGTGGCTAGAAACGTCATTACACTATAAAAATGCTTTCTAGGAGGTCAGACTGGAAGAGTCCAATTTGAATGTGAGATTGTTTGGTGGTTTAAGTGCTGAAGTGTTCCTACCGGAATAACCCTCTCCAAGCAAACATTAAACTTCTTCTCCTGGTTGAACTTGAGCTTCTTCAGCGCCACCCGCGTCTCTCCGATGAACTCGTTGTGTCCGAACGTGTCCTCGTCATTCACGGACAGCCTGTAGAAACACGCTGCTGTTGAAGCCAAAGAACAGCTCGGTAGTGTGAAACTCGTGACGGTACCGTAAAGTCTTTCTGGACATTTCGTCATCAGAGATGCCGTGATAGACTAGCGTCTCATTCCACACCGGATTCAGGGTGTTCTTCAGGGTTTTGGTGCGAAGCTTGTTGGACTAAAGGACACGATGACAGCAAAAGCAACACCACTCTGTATACAATATAAAGCAGTCTGGAAAGACACAAGAACAGCACCATCTGGTGGTACAGCTAGGGATTCATGAGTCGTGAGttcaaagactggagtttcactgactgaccCGACGAAGACTCGAGTACAGCTGACTCCCGGTTTGACAAACTCAATTTCACCGACTCCTGGGTGTTCTACGAGAATTTAAGTTGAAGAGAATttaatagaaaaacaaaaactgagTTTTACTGATTCACGGGGGCTTAACAAACGCtgaggtttcactgactcatgggtactcaaaAAAAGTACTCGATTCACTTCAGTGAGTGAGTCATAAAAACTGGAGTCAGGTAAAGGAGTCGGGTTTCCTGGCACATAGCCAAcggttgctatggcaacaaTGGTGGTACCTTACTGGCGCCAGGCAGCAGGTGGAGTTTGACGTACGGATCAGCCAGCCCGTTGGAGTCCATCGGCTTCAAGCCctgaaacaggaagcagaagaagaaaagttgcgttgttgttgtttgttaggAATCAAACCAACCTTGGCCTTGATGATGCAACAGTGGAGCTCATGAAGTTCCTGCTCGTACACGACGCTGAACTCCAGAGACCCCAGCGTggctttcacaataaaagcataaagaCAAGTTTTGTCTCCAGGCGCTCAGTGTGGGATATCGACTGTTTTCCTCGGAGAAACAAAGCAATCCGTCTCACTGGCGTCATCAGAGtcgtcctcctcctgctgctgtgttCCATCAGCGGGTGGTCCCGGGGGAGCGGGATCGATGCGAGGAGGATTGGCTGCCGGTTCGATTCTACTGGCAGACATTTGGACAGCAGCCGCATGAGGGGGCGGGGTCCCATCCCCGCAGGGGACGATGTGGTCTACAGCAGAGCAACTTGATGGTGAGTCTCTCATTGACATGTTGGAAAAATCTCAGTGGAGGCTTCACCTGAGGAGGTCCCGCTGAACACAACCTGATTGGCTGCTCCGGTTTGGCCGCTCTGTGGTCCACCTTTTGGAATCCTTTGTGATTCTGACACacaaaaaccacaaaaacaTCAATCTTGTCTTCCAGTTCAGATGTGGCGTCCCACAAGGCACCATTCTTAGTCCCTTTCTGCTCTCAAATAATGTTGaattattctatatttattctattatCTGTGAAATAGATCTGAAATATCATCATAAAAATGATTCaaggttttatttttagtgCAGCACAGCAATATATCCCACAGCACAACATGGAGGGGCATCCAGGAATACATTAATAACATCTTCAAATGTCCTTTCACAATAAAGTTCTCCAGTATTATATTTACCAGGCTGCTGATGAGCTTGTGTAGGCTCCATCGTTTCATCAGAACTGTTCTCAGCACCGGAGCATGGAGGTCTGGATAGAGACAGAGGGGCGGGAAGGAGATGCTGGCCCCTCCCCTTGTAAAACCACGCCCCTGAACGCCTCTGGACCTGCAGGAGCGCTGACAGTCAGCCAGGTGGAGGTCAGCTTGTGTCGGCGGTTCCGATCGACGCGCTACTCACTTCTTGATGCTCGCTGCAGATCCTGCACAGCCACACGGAACCCGAGCCGCTGTTGCGTTGGACGCCGCAGGGATGACACACTTGCTGCAGAGAGAAGTGCAATAAACGTCATTTTGAATTATCTAATTATTTCATCTGGaaatcttttattattttgttgattatttattgattattattatacaagtaATGAAGGAATAAATTTTAGTTTAAATTGTTCAATTAAttctgtaataaaatatttatattttaaggttttgaaaatgtaactatttaattatttgattaataaaatataaattaaagcGTTGAGTTAAATCTTACattatgtaattaattatttcatttgaaatgaaatatttatattaaatatatttatattatattatattaattaaattaatgtatttCAGAACTAttcaattaattatataattaattattaaattaacaatttggatttttattaattaattgattaattaattgcatACATTCaatgattatttaatttaaaaatagaaatttcatttatatttaaagttaataaataaatttttagtttaatttcattttaaagtaattgtttatggaataaaaatatcaatattttcagtttttaaaatagaaaataaaataaatccctTATTAATtacataacatttttaatgaatacaCTTCAAGGAATTATGTacgtaattattaatttaaaaataaaaacatgtatatttttttaaatgatcaaattaatgaaatgtagtttttaaatcaatactgaatgtgatttattatttaatgaaataaaattggaatagtaaattttacacacattaatattcatatttttacaatCTATTTTATGTTGATGAATTTACAAACTACCTGAAACACCATCATTACTGTTAATATTGAAAGACATAAGTTAGATGCTGTGCGATGAATAAAGTGTCCAGTGACTGCGTGTCCTCGTCATGTGATCAACTGTGTGTCCAACCGAGTGCTGAGCTTTCACTGCCAACATTCACTCACGTACTTTTGTACAGTGCACACAGAGTACGGCCGTGACCCCCGGCGTCCCGAAAGACGAGCTGCAGAGAAAACATCGAGAGTGCCCGTCCCCGCACGCTGTCCTCCTGATGTCGTCCAGGCGGCTGGAGAGGCGACTgcagcaaacacaaacacatgagaAACATGTCCAACGTCTCCGACGTGATGGACGTCTCACTTGATACGCTGCTGCTCCATGGCCTCCATCTTGGCGGCACGGGCCAACACGCCGTTGATGATCTCCTTCTCCTCATCGGTGAGCTCGTCCCCTGGGGGGCCGCCAGACCTGTTCATCGTCCAAAGGATGTTGAACCCTGAGTGCagcccacacaaacacaaatcgACAGAGAACGTCAATATCAAGCAAGCAGGAGAGTTTTATACTGGGAGGTGTGAGCCATGTGTTGAAAATGACATTGGGGTAGTGTCCCCCAGGGCCCAGCAGGTGGTGCTGTTTGTATTTATGTCATGGAACAAGTCAGACATATGTTTTGAAGAGCTAGGCCTTTAGTGGAGGTGTTCGGTGTTTAGATGGACATGATGAATGTAAAGTAGGCGTGACATATTTCACTCTAACAACCTCCATGAGACAAGCGGGGCCCCCTCGACTCCCGGTAAAGGTCTGAGAGGATCTCATTAGACAGCCCTCATTTATTCGTCCTCTGCTGCCGGCGGCGGCCTTTGGTGGTCCCGCCCACCAGCCGCTGACAATGGCGCGTCGGCGTCTGCTTGTTAACTTTTTGACAGGAACCTTGTTAAAAGGGAGGATGAGCTCGCCTGTTAGCCGTCGGAGATGACTCAGCGATTTCACTCTCACCCTCAAGAAGCCGCTCAGCCTGCTTGTGTCGCCCGACCCTCCGCCGCCCGCTAACCGTCAGGGGGCGCCCGCTGACGTGAAATACGTTAGCGGCTCGGTGACCTTCATCTTTTTCCCGCCTCCTCGCTGGAAATGTCAGGAGCTGGCTGTCGCTGCGGCAGCTTGACagactgatgtgtgtgtgtgtgtgtgtgtgtgcgcgcctgGAAGGCTTTGCAAGGGAAGGTAGGGTCAGCGGGAAAGAAAAGGTTCAGTGATGTCAGTGAGTCACCACTTcatggacacgcacacacacacacaatttggaAAACTCACAGCAGTACAACAAAAAGTGGAAAGAATGCCTCCAACAAAGCTAACCGTGCTAATTACGGTGAGGATGAGAAGGTGCGTTTGTATTTCCAGGGAAATGTCTGGAAGGCCGCGGCAGATGCGGTAGAACTAACGTTAGCTGTCAGCGAGCACCAGCTGCTCGCTACCTCGCCGACAGTCACGTGGCGCCTGAATGTGAACATGATGGCTTATTTA
Protein-coding regions in this window:
- the rph3aa gene encoding rabphilin-3A isoform X1: MNRSGGPPGDELTDEEKEIINGVLARAAKMEAMEQQRINRLSSRLDDIRRTACGDGHSRCFLCSSSFGTPGVTAVLCVHCTKQVCHPCGVQRNSGSGSVWLCRICSEHQEVQRRSGAWFYKGRGQHLLPAPLSLSRPPCSGAENSSDETMEPTQAHQQPESQRIPKGGPQSGQTGAANQVVFSGTSSDHIVPCGDGTPPPHAAAVQMSASRIEPAANPPRIDPAPPGPPADGTQQQEEDDSDDATTLGSLEFSVVYEQELHELHCCIIKAKGLKPMDSNGLADPYVKLHLLPGASKSNKLRTKTLKNTLNPVWNETLVYHGISDDEMSRKTLRLSVNDEDTFGHNEFIGETRVALKKLKFNQEKKFNVCLERVIPVKKAVGGQTRGMALYEDDLNEDEDSEDRGRILVSLTYNSQQGRLVVGVVRCAHLAAMDSNGYSDPFVKVCLKPDMGKKAKNKTQIKKKTLNPEFQEEFSYEVKHGELAKKTLDISVWDYDMGKSNDFIGGCQLGIQAKGECLKHWYECLKNKDKKIERWHVLVNDNSVQFDD
- the rph3aa gene encoding rabphilin-3A isoform X2; amino-acid sequence: MRRRRSSTACWPVPPRWRPWSSSVSIASPAAWTTSGGQRAGTGTLDVFSAARLSGRRGSRPYSVCTVQNKCVIPAASNATAARVPCGCAGSAASIKKSRGVQGRGFTRGGASISFPPLCLYPDLHAPVLRTVLMKRWSLHKLISSLNHKGFQKVDHRAAKPEQPIRLCSAGPPQTTSSPAGMGPRPLMRLLSKCLPVESNRQPILLASIPLPRDHPLMEHSSRRRTTLMTPGLKPMDSNGLADPYVKLHLLPGASKSNKLRTKTLKNTLNPVWNETLVYHGISDDEMSRKTLRLSVNDEDTFGHNEFIGETRVALKKLKFNQEKKFNVCLERVIPVKKAVGGQTRGMALYEDDLNEDEDSEDRGRILVSLTYNSQQGRLVVGVVRCAHLAAMDSNGYSDPFVKVCLKPDMGKKAKNKTQIKKKTLNPEFQEEFSYEVKHGELAKKTLDISVWDYDMGKSNDFIGGCQLGIQAKGECLKHWYECLKNKDKKIERWHVLVNDNSVQFDD